From Aptenodytes patagonicus chromosome 1, bAptPat1.pri.cur, whole genome shotgun sequence, one genomic window encodes:
- the SLITRK6 gene encoding SLIT and NTRK-like protein 6: MKLWIFILYSVVVASDPFQSQPSFSSVRGSCQSLCSCEEKDDTMIINCEERGIKMVSEINVPPSRPFHLNLLNNGLTMLHVNDFAGLVNAISLHLGFNNIADIEPGAFNGLSHLKQLHINHNSLETLKEDTFHGLENLEFLQADNNFITVIEASAFSKLNRLKVLILNDNAIEYLPPNIFRFVPLTHLDLRGNQLQTLPYVGFLEHIGRILDLQLEDNKWACNCDLLQLKIWLENMPPQSIIGDVVCNSPPVIKGSILSRLKKESLCPTHPVNELEDPSGSLPLVVTTSISDSHLSTKVIPILKAPTKEPSLVLHSSKPATQFPGIYCPVPCHCTSHMLSGVLMHCQERNIESLSDLGPPPPNPKKLILAGNIIQTLLKSDLVDYASLEMLHLGNNRIEILEEGSFMNLTRLQKLYLNGNHLTKLSQNLFLGLQHLEYLYLEYNAIKEVLPGTFNAMPKLKVLYLNNNLLQTLPPHIFSGVPLTRLNLKTNQFVHLPVSNVLDELDMLVQIELEDNPWDCTCDSVGLQKWIQKLSKNTMMGDIFCKSPGHLAKKELKSLNSEVLCPGLINSPALPTHASFVVVTTSSTTTNTADTILRSLTDAVPLSVLILGLLIVFITIVFCAAGIVVLFLHRRRRCKKKQADEQMRDSSPVHLQYSMYGHKTTHHTTERPAATLYEQRMVTPMVQVYRSPSFSPKHTEQQEEGSEKEANDSKHLHRSLLERENNSPLTGSNVKYKATDQSAEFLSFQDASCLYRNILEKERELQQLGITEYLRKNIVQLQPDMEVHYPGTHEELKLMETLMYSRPRKVFLEQTKNEYFELKANLHAEPDYLEVLEQQT; encoded by the coding sequence ATGAAGCTCTGGATTTTTATTCTATATTCAGTTGTGGTTGCATCTGATCCTTTCCAGTCACagccttctttttcttcagtcaGAGGATCTTGTCAGAGTTTGTGTTCCTGTGAAGAAAAGGATGATACCATGATTATAAACTGTGAAGAAAGAGGCATCAAGATGGTATCAGAAATAAATGTCCCACCATCACGGCCTTTCCATCTTAATCTGTTAAACAATGGCCTGACTATGTTACATGTGAATGATTTTGCTGGCCTTGTTAATGCTATCTCTCTACATCTTGGTTTTAATAATATTGCAGATATTGAGCCTGGGGCTTTCAATGGTCTCAGCCATCTTAAGCAACTTCATATCAATCACAATTCTTTAGAAACACTTAAAGAAGATACGTTTCATGGATTGGAAAATTTGGAGTTTCTTCAAGCAGACAATAATTTCATCACAGTGATTGAAGCAAGTGCCTTTAGCAAGCTCAACAGGCTTAAAGTGCTTATTTTGAATGATAATGCCATTGAGTATCTTCCTCCGAACATATTTCGTTTTGTGCCATTGACTCATTTAGATCTTCGCGGAAACCAGTTACAGACACTGCCCTATGTTGGCTTTTTGGAACACATTGGTAGAATACTAGACCTTCAGTTGGAAGACAATAAATGGGCCTGTAACTGTGATTTGCTGCAGCTGAAGATATGGTTAGAAAATATGCCTCCTCAGTCAATAATAGGTGACGTTGTATGCAATAGTCCTCCAGTTATCAAAGGCAGCATCTTAAGCCGGTTGAAAAAAGAATCACTTTGTCCCACTCATCCTGTCAATGAACTTGAAGACCCTTCAGGGTCACTGCCCTTGGTTGTAACCACCTCTATCAGTGATAGTCACCTATCAACTAAGGTGATTCCTATCCTGAAAGCTCCTACTAAAGAACCAAGTTTAGTGCTTCATAGTTCAAAGCCTGCTACTCAGTTTCCAGGAATCTATTGTCCCGTCCCCTGTCACTGCACCAGCCATATGCTCTCAGGAGTTCTCATGCACTGCCAGGAGCGAAATATTGAAAGCTTGTCTGATTTAGGACCCCCTCCTCCAAATCCTAAAAAGCTTATTCTAGCTGGAAACATTATTCAGACATTACTGAAATCAGATCTTGTGGACTATGCCAGCCTAGAAATGCTTCACCTGGGGAACAATCGCATTGAAATCCTTGAGGAAGGATCCTTTATGAATCTGACTAGATTGCAGAAATTATATCTCAATGGCAATCATCTTACAAAGCTAAGTCAGAATCTATTCCTTGGCCTTCAGCACCTTGAATACTTATATCTTGAATATAATGCCATCAAAGAAGTTTTGCCAGGGACATTTAATGCAATGCCAAAACTTAAGGTCCTCTACTTAAATAACAACCTTCTGCAGACTTTGCCACCCCATATCTTTTCAGGTGTTCCACTCACCAGATTAAATCTGAAAACAAACCAATTTGTTCATTTGCCTGTGAGCAATGTCTTGGATGAACTGGATATGCTGGTACAAATTGAACTTGAAGACAACCCCTGGGACTGTACCTGTGATTCAGTTGGGTTGCAAAAATGGATACAAAAACTGAGTAAGAATACAATGATGGGTGATATTTTTTGTAAATCTCCAGGACACCTagcaaaaaaagaactgaaatccCTGAACAGTGAAGTCTTGTGTCCAGGTTTAATAAACAGCCCTGCCCTACCAACTCATGCCAGTTTTGTAGTTGTGACAACTTCTTCTACTACTACCAACACCGCAGACACCATCCTGCGGTCCCTTACAGATGCTGTCCCACTTTCTGTTCTAATATTAGGACTTCTAATTGTGTTTATAACTATTGTATTTTGTGCAGCAGGAATAGTTGTTCTTTTTCTGCATCGGCGACGAAGAtgtaaaaagaaacaagcagatgAACAAATGAGGGATAGTAGCCCAGTTCACCTTCAGTACAGCATGTATGGACATAAGACAACACACCACACAACAGAGCGCCCAGCTGCAACTCTTTACGAGCAACGTATGGTTACTCCCATGGTTCAGGTCTACCGCAGCCCATCCTTCAGCCCCAAACATACTGAGCaacaggaggagggaagtgagaAGGAAGCTAATGATTCCAAACATCTACACCGAAGTCTCCTGGAAAGAGAGAACAATTCACCTCTTACAGGTTCAAATGTCAAATATAAGGCTACAGATCAATCTGCTGAATTTCTATCTTTTCAGGATGCCAGCTGTTTGTACAGAAACATtcttgaaaaagagagagaacttcAGCAACTAGGGATCACGGAGTACCTAAGAAAAAATATTGTCCAGCTCCAGCCTGATATGGAAGTTCATTATCCTGGAACACATGAGGAGCTGAAGCTAATGGAGACACTTATGTACTCCAGGCCGAGAAAGGTTTTCCTAGAACAAActaaaaatgagtattttgaaCTCAAAGCTAATTTACATGCTGAGCCTGACTACCTGGAAGTCCTGGAGCAGCAAACATGA